The proteins below come from a single Malus sylvestris chromosome 3, drMalSylv7.2, whole genome shotgun sequence genomic window:
- the LOC126616511 gene encoding protein GRAVITROPIC IN THE LIGHT 1-like encodes MDSVRPSAVTPNKRRWARTIAKVLHLQAATGIAPVDGVQKVKSQEFKVQKVNYQESGVQKVKSQENGIQKVKSQEKVKELQERVALEAHLAKLFASVSSVKAAYAQLQHAQSPYDAEGIQAADKEVVSEMKNLSELKRCFLNKQFDPKPETTLVLAEIEEQKNDLKTYKIMGKKLESQVRLKDSEIVFLGEKLEEAKDHNKLLEKRLNQNQSGQLHVLDNLHLSTLSPSHFITVLRHTVKSIRSFVRMMVDDMKSAGWDIHAAAKAIDRDVLYRKEDHKCFAFEHSVCKEMFDAFQYPNFSLPNESLPEKKKQQQQLFFVRFTELKSMKPKDYLAQNPRSAFAKFCRVKYLRLVHPKMETSFFGNLNQRNLINAGEFPSSDFFASFAEMAKRVWLLHCLAFSFDPEAAIFQVSKGCRFSEVYMDSLDDGGFLSTASEPQVGFTVVPGFRLGKTVIQCQVYLTRLQSTPRKRR; translated from the coding sequence ATGGATTCGGTGAGACCATCCGCCGTGACCCCAAATAAGAGAAGATGGGCACGTACTATTGCTAAAGTTCTTCATCTTCAGGCCGCAACAGGTATTGCCCCTGTCGATGGGGTTCAGAAGGTTAAGTCCCAAGAATTCAAAGTTCAGAAGGTAAACTACCAAGAAAGTGGAGTTCAGAAGGTGAAGTCTCAAGAAAATGGGATTCAGAAAGTCAAGTCCCAAGAGAAGGTCAAGGAGCTCCAGGAAAGAGTCGCCTTGGAGGCTCATCTAGCGAAACTGTTTGCAAGCGTTTCATCTGTTAAAGCTGCGTATGCACAACTGCAGCATGCTCAGTCTCCCTATGATGCTGAAGGAATCCAAGCTGCTGACAAAGAGGTAGTCTCCGAAATGAAGAACTTGTCTGAGTTGAAGCGTTGTTTCTTGAACAAACAGTTCGATCCTAAACCTGAGACTACCCTGGTTTTGGCGGAGATCGAGGAGCAGAAGAATGATCTAAAAACCTATAAAATCATGGGGAAAAAGTTGGAATCTCAGGTGAGGCTGAAGGACTCTGAAATTGTATTTCTCGGAGAAAAGTTAGAGGAAGCCAAGGATCATAATAAGTTGCTTGAGAAGAGATTAAACCAGAACCAGAGCGGGCAGCTACATGTGCTCGACAATCTTCATTTATCTACTTTAAGTCCCAGCCATTTCATCACGGTTCTTCGACACACGGTAAAGTCCATCCGGAGCTTTGTTAGGATGATGGTGGATGATATGAAATCTGCCGGTTGGGACATTCATGCAGCAGCTAAAGCGATTGACCGCGATGTGCTTTATCGGAAAGAAGACCACAAGTGCTTTGCATTTGAACACTCTGTTTGCAAGGAAATGTTTGATGCTTTCCAGTACCCCAACTTCTCGCTTCCAAATGAGTCCTTGCcggagaaaaagaaacaacagcAGCAGCTCTTTTTTGTGAGATTCACGGAACTCAAATCGATGAAGCCGAAGGACTATCTCGCCCAGAATCCCCGATCAGCATTTGCCAAGTTCTGCCGTGTCAAGTACTTACGACTGGTTCATCCCAAGATGGAAACATCATTCTTCGGCAATCTGAATCAAAGAAACCTCATCAATGCAGGTGAGTTTCCGAGCTCTGATTTCTTTGCTTCATTTGCTGAAATGGCAAAGCGTGTCTGGCTCCTGCATTGCTTGGCCTTCTCCTTCGATCCTGAAGCCGCAATCTTCCAAGTAAGCAAGGGATGTCGATTTTCAGAAGTGTACATGGACAGCTTGGACGACGGAGGGTTCCTCTCAACAGCATCCGAACCACAGGTGGGATTCACAGTTGTTCCGGGATTCAGACTCGGTAAGACTGTCATTCAGTGCCAAGTATACCTCACTCGGTTACAATCCACTCCGAGAAAGCGAAGATAA